From one Malus sylvestris chromosome 1, drMalSylv7.2, whole genome shotgun sequence genomic stretch:
- the LOC126626245 gene encoding probable starch synthase 4, chloroplastic/amyloplastic, which produces MKALMSSSILRPWQWQPPHQKTPTPLVCCSAVNASSSSSEMKFKGDENAESVSRAEDIWKLFREAQKNILQLNQQRVKAVEELNKINREKELLVDRIEQLELEKQAAIARPQDRVSCWELLFWIDSTVLNGMVTTVEASDLRRLVMDNKFSLPEVFNDNLQKGDTEILAELRHFSERIKRNGFHIIHVCTEMAPLVSVGSLASYVTCLSCALQRKGNLVEVILPKFSSLDLNEVQGLKEIEAECYSYYNGQLHGNKIWTGIVYGIGVTLIQPVYYSSFFNRERLYGYSDDFERFTYFSRASLDYIVKSGKRPDVIHIHNWETAIIGPLFWDITVKQGLEGTRILLTCHDLNSQCLEHPEKLELCGLDPARLHRPDRLQDNTKAHLVNILKGGVVYSNKVVIMSSILSKGRVIQSLSHGLDPTLNIHKNKVIIAPCGFDNSTWDPSTDNFLPVQYNAKDMKGKTVCKAALQQHLGLSEHASTFLVGCIFSKVSDVDLEKLREIFSKTSGIDVQYIVMGIGKISSVNKLGSLHEPLKDANVQFIDGNDEALSHLVFAGSDIILCQSFHDPGLQVPLKALKYGAAPITVNSNDEGFGKFVEHNYETTNFSRFISSTFGNMTLSQALDEIKNNPSKWKRKIADAMEMDFSWDAECCDIHTSAYTALKNL; this is translated from the exons ATGAAGGCGCTGATGAGCAGCTCGATCCTCCGCCCGTGGCAGTGGCAACCACCGCATCAGAAAACTCCAACTCCACTAGTTTGCTGCTCCGCCGtcaatgcctcctcctcctcctcagaaATGAA GTTTAAGGGCGATGAAAATGCGGAGTCCGTCTCTCGGGCCGAAGACATTTGGAAACTCTTCAGAGAAGCTCAGAAGA ATATTCTGCAGTTAAACCAGCAACGTGTTAAGGCGGTAGAagaactcaacaaaatcaacagAGAGAAAGAGCTGTTGGTGGATAGGATTGAGCAACTGGAGCTGGAAAAGCAGGCTGCCATTGCAAGGCCTCAAG ATAGGGTAAGCTGTTGGGAGCTACTCTTTTGGATAGATTCAACGGTCCTCAATGGAATGGTTACCACCGTGGAGGCATCCGATTTGAGAAGGCTGGTTATGGATAACAAATTTAGCTTACCTGAAGTATTTAATGACAACCTGCAGAAAGGAGACACTGAGATTCTAGCTGAACTCCGTCACTTCTCTGAGAGAATCAAAAG GAATGGCTTTCACATTATCCATGTATGCACGGAAATGGCACCCCTGGTCTCTGTCGGATCCTTGGCTTCATATGTGACATGCTTGTCCTGTGCACTACAAAGGAAGGGAAATTTGGTGGAGGTGATACTTCCAAA GTTTTCAAGCTTGGACTTAAACGAAGTTCAAGGCCTAAAAGAAATTGAGGCAGAATGTTATTCATATTACAATGGTCAGTTGCATGGGAACAAAATCTGGACTGG CATTGTCTATGGCATTGGAGTTACTTTAATTCAACCAGTATACTACTCATCCTTTTTCAATCGTGAGAGGCTATATGGCTACTCAGATGACTTTGAAAG GTTTACCTATTTTTCCCGTGCTTCATTGGATTATATTGTAAAATCTGGAAAGCGTCCTGATGTGATACATATCCACAACTGGGAGACTGCTATTATTGGGCCACTTTTCTGGGATATTACTGTTAAACAG GGACTTGAAGGTACAAGAATTCTATTGACATGCCATGACCTCAACTCACAG TGTCTTGAGCATCCAGAGAAACTAGAGTTATGCGGACTCGATCCTGCTAGACTTCACCGTCCTGATCGTTTACAAGATAATACCAAGGCACATCTCGTTAATATCTTGAAG GGTGGTGTTGTTTACTCCAATAAAGTTGTCATTATGTCATCCATACTTTCAAAAGGCAGGGTTATTCAGAGTCTGAGTCATGGGCTGGATCCTACCTTGAACATTCACAA AAACAAAGTGATTATTGCTCCTTGTGGATTTGACAACTCCACCTGGGATCCATCCACGGACAACTTTCTTCCTGTACAGTATAATGCTAAGGATATGAAAGGGAAAACAGTCTGCAAAGCTGCATTGCAGCAGCACCTTGGGTTATCCGAGCATGCTTCTACTTTTCTT GTTGGATGCATCTTCTCTAAAGTATCAGATGTTGATCTGGAGAAGCTGAGGGAAATATTTTCGAAAACTAGCGGGATTGATGTACAG TACATCGTCATGGGGATTGGCAAAATATCAAGTGTAAACAAGTTGGGATCATTGCATGAACCCTTGAAG GATGCAAATGTACAATTCATAGATGGGAATGATGAAGCGTTATCACATTTGGTTTTCGCGGGATCTGATATTATCTTATGCCAATCTTTTCATGACCCTGGCCTTCAAGTTCCA CTAAAAGCTTTAAAATACGGAGCTGCTCCAATTACAGTAAACTCCAACGACGAGGGGTTTGG GAAATTTGTCGAACATAACTACGAGACCACAAATTTCTCACGTTTCATCAGCTCTACGTTTGGAAATATGACTCTAAGCCAAGCCCTGGATGAAATT AAAAACAACCCGTCGAAGTGGAAGAGAAAGATAGCGGATGCCATGGAAATGGACTTCTCGTGGGATGCTGAGTGCTGCGACATCCATACTTCTGCGTATACAGCCTTGAAAAATTTGTGA
- the LOC126626253 gene encoding probable sphingolipid transporter spinster homolog 2 isoform X1, with protein MVKDVSRERREEGEAEGAVNFGGCLRNKALSLHPSLFSPLSHDLIIIMAESQQREKQQEQHHHQPPPPTPTPPSDTPNPDMSESPISDSPRYPSWFTPKRLLVMFCVINLINYVDRGAIASNGVNGSIGICDPSGICTAGTGIQGDFKLSNFEDGSLSSAFMVGLLVASPIFASLAKSHNPFRLIGVGLSIWTFATAGCGGSINFWTIAICRMLVGVGEASFISLAAPFIDDHAPATQKTAWLAMFYMCIPTGIAMGYVYGGFVGSSFSWRYAFWGEALSMLPFCVLAFVMKPLELKGLAPADTRKTLEPIETTSPLIEGTSGGSKMVNVMTMNDSDVTEKASWPSPATKSLSQLSRFSRDMKALLLDKVYVANVLGYVSYNFVIGAYSYWGPKAGYDIYHMNKPDLWFGGITIVCGILGTLAGGLILDAVTATIYNAFKLLSVATFLGAIFCFSAFCVRNLYGFVVLFALGELLVFATQAPVNYVSLRCVTPSLRPLAMAVSTVSIHIFGDVPSSPLAGILQDHVKNWRITTLAVTSVLFLASGIWFIGIFVSNKGSSDEDGKEEVSTVETVRKPLEGNRTEGAKDPVEA; from the exons ATGGTTAAAGATGTGTCccgagagaggagagaggagggagAGGCAGAGGGTGCTGTAAACTTTGGAGGTTGCTTGCGTAACAAGGCTCTCTCTCTCCACCCCTCCctcttctctcctctctctcatgATCTCATCATTATTATGGCGGAATCACAACAACGAGAGAAGCAACAGGAGCAGCACCACCATCAACCGCCTCCTCCAACCCCAACTCCGCCGTCCGATACTCCCAACCCAGATATGTCGGAGAGCCCCATCTCAGACTCACCTCGATATCCATCATGGTTCACCCCCAAAAG GTTGCTCGTTATGTTCTGTGTGATTAACTTGATTAATTATGTCGATCGAGGAGCAATAGCCAGCAATGGTGTCAACGGTAGCATTGGGATTTGTGATCCTAGCGGCATTTGCACCGCGGGTACCGGAATTCA GGGAGATTTTAAATTGAGCAATTTTGAAGACGGCTCTCTGTCATCTGCATTTATGGTTGGGCTTCTTGTGGCCTCACCCATCTTTGCATCGTTGGCAAAGAG TCACAATCCTTTTAGGCTGATTGGAGTTGGATTATCTATTTGGACATTTGCCACAGCTGGGTGTGGTGGTTCAATTAACTTTTGGACCATTGCAATATGTCGCAT GCTGGTTGGAGTTGGTGAGGCATCTTTCATTAGTCTTGCAGCACCATTCATCGATGACCATGCTCCTGCAACTCAG AAAACAGCATGGCTTGCTATGTTTTACATGTGTATACCTACTGGAATTGCCATGGGCTATGTTTACGGCGGATTT GTGGGATCCAGTTTCAGTTGGCGTTATGCATTCTGGGGAGAGGCATTAAGTATGCTTCCGTTTTGTGTATTGGCTTTTGTGATGAAACCATTGGAGTTGAAAG GTCTTGCTCCTGCTGACACAAGGAAAACTTTGGAACCTATTGAAACAACTAGTCCTTTAATTGAAG GAACTTCGGGTGGATCTAAGATGGTCAACGTAATGACTATGAATG ACTCAGATGTCACAGAAAAAGCTTCTTG GCCAAGCCCTGCTACAAAGTCTTTGAGCCAACTCTCAAGGTTCTCAAGAGATATGAAAGCGCTTTTGCTCGATAAAGTTTATGTTGCTAATGTCTTGG GTTATGTGtcatataactttgtcattgGAGCCTACTCGTACTGGGGACCAAAGGCTGGTTATGACATTTATCATATG AATAAGCCAGATTTGTGGTTCGGAGGTATCACAATTGTTTGTGGAATACTGGGGACGTTAGCTGGAGGGCTCATCCTTGATGCAGTGACTGCCACAATTTATAACGCTTTTAAG CTTCTCTCTGTTGCAACATTTCTAGGCGCAATATTTTGCTTCAGTGCCTTCTGTGTAAGGAACTTGTATGGTTTTGTAGTTCTCTTCGCATTGGGGGAGCTCCTTGTGTTTGCAACCCAG GCTCCAGTTAATTATGTGTCTCTGCGGTGCGTGACACCAAGTCTTAGGCCATTGGCTATGGCTGTCTCAACTGTTTCAATCCACATCTTTGGTGATGTTCCTTCCTCGCCTCTTGCTGGAATACTCCAG GATCATGTTAAAAATTGGAGGATAACAACTCTTGCTGTGACATCTGTTCTGTTTCTTGCGTCTGGAATATGGTTCATAG GGATCTTCGTTAGCAACAAGGGTAGTTCTGACGAAGATGGTAAGGAAGAAGTCTCCACGGTTGAGACAGTCAGAAAACCACTTGAAGGGAACAGAACTGAGGGAGCGAAAGACCCTGTTGAAGCATAA
- the LOC126626253 gene encoding probable sphingolipid transporter spinster homolog 2 isoform X2: protein MVKDVSRERREEGEAEGAVNFGGCLRNKALSLHPSLFSPLSHDLIIIMAESQQREKQQEQHHHQPPPPTPTPPSDTPNPDMSESPISDSPRYPSWFTPKRLLVMFCVINLINYVDRGAIASNGVNGSIGICDPSGICTAGTGIQGDFKLSNFEDGSLSSAFMVGLLVASPIFASLAKSHNPFRLIGVGLSIWTFATAGCGGSINFWTIAICRMLVGVGEASFISLAAPFIDDHAPATQKTAWLAMFYMCIPTGIAMGYVYGGFVGSSFSWRYAFWGEALSMLPFCVLAFVMKPLELKGLAPADTRKTLEPIETTSPLIEDSDVTEKASWPSPATKSLSQLSRFSRDMKALLLDKVYVANVLGYVSYNFVIGAYSYWGPKAGYDIYHMNKPDLWFGGITIVCGILGTLAGGLILDAVTATIYNAFKLLSVATFLGAIFCFSAFCVRNLYGFVVLFALGELLVFATQAPVNYVSLRCVTPSLRPLAMAVSTVSIHIFGDVPSSPLAGILQDHVKNWRITTLAVTSVLFLASGIWFIGIFVSNKGSSDEDGKEEVSTVETVRKPLEGNRTEGAKDPVEA from the exons ATGGTTAAAGATGTGTCccgagagaggagagaggagggagAGGCAGAGGGTGCTGTAAACTTTGGAGGTTGCTTGCGTAACAAGGCTCTCTCTCTCCACCCCTCCctcttctctcctctctctcatgATCTCATCATTATTATGGCGGAATCACAACAACGAGAGAAGCAACAGGAGCAGCACCACCATCAACCGCCTCCTCCAACCCCAACTCCGCCGTCCGATACTCCCAACCCAGATATGTCGGAGAGCCCCATCTCAGACTCACCTCGATATCCATCATGGTTCACCCCCAAAAG GTTGCTCGTTATGTTCTGTGTGATTAACTTGATTAATTATGTCGATCGAGGAGCAATAGCCAGCAATGGTGTCAACGGTAGCATTGGGATTTGTGATCCTAGCGGCATTTGCACCGCGGGTACCGGAATTCA GGGAGATTTTAAATTGAGCAATTTTGAAGACGGCTCTCTGTCATCTGCATTTATGGTTGGGCTTCTTGTGGCCTCACCCATCTTTGCATCGTTGGCAAAGAG TCACAATCCTTTTAGGCTGATTGGAGTTGGATTATCTATTTGGACATTTGCCACAGCTGGGTGTGGTGGTTCAATTAACTTTTGGACCATTGCAATATGTCGCAT GCTGGTTGGAGTTGGTGAGGCATCTTTCATTAGTCTTGCAGCACCATTCATCGATGACCATGCTCCTGCAACTCAG AAAACAGCATGGCTTGCTATGTTTTACATGTGTATACCTACTGGAATTGCCATGGGCTATGTTTACGGCGGATTT GTGGGATCCAGTTTCAGTTGGCGTTATGCATTCTGGGGAGAGGCATTAAGTATGCTTCCGTTTTGTGTATTGGCTTTTGTGATGAAACCATTGGAGTTGAAAG GTCTTGCTCCTGCTGACACAAGGAAAACTTTGGAACCTATTGAAACAACTAGTCCTTTAATTGAAG ACTCAGATGTCACAGAAAAAGCTTCTTG GCCAAGCCCTGCTACAAAGTCTTTGAGCCAACTCTCAAGGTTCTCAAGAGATATGAAAGCGCTTTTGCTCGATAAAGTTTATGTTGCTAATGTCTTGG GTTATGTGtcatataactttgtcattgGAGCCTACTCGTACTGGGGACCAAAGGCTGGTTATGACATTTATCATATG AATAAGCCAGATTTGTGGTTCGGAGGTATCACAATTGTTTGTGGAATACTGGGGACGTTAGCTGGAGGGCTCATCCTTGATGCAGTGACTGCCACAATTTATAACGCTTTTAAG CTTCTCTCTGTTGCAACATTTCTAGGCGCAATATTTTGCTTCAGTGCCTTCTGTGTAAGGAACTTGTATGGTTTTGTAGTTCTCTTCGCATTGGGGGAGCTCCTTGTGTTTGCAACCCAG GCTCCAGTTAATTATGTGTCTCTGCGGTGCGTGACACCAAGTCTTAGGCCATTGGCTATGGCTGTCTCAACTGTTTCAATCCACATCTTTGGTGATGTTCCTTCCTCGCCTCTTGCTGGAATACTCCAG GATCATGTTAAAAATTGGAGGATAACAACTCTTGCTGTGACATCTGTTCTGTTTCTTGCGTCTGGAATATGGTTCATAG GGATCTTCGTTAGCAACAAGGGTAGTTCTGACGAAGATGGTAAGGAAGAAGTCTCCACGGTTGAGACAGTCAGAAAACCACTTGAAGGGAACAGAACTGAGGGAGCGAAAGACCCTGTTGAAGCATAA
- the LOC126626253 gene encoding probable sphingolipid transporter spinster homolog 2 isoform X3 — protein sequence MISSLLWRNHNNERSNRSSTTINRLLQPQLRRPILPTQICRRAPSQTHLDIHHGSPPKAAFEGKRLLVESSNGVNGSIGICDPSGICTAGTGIQGDFKLSNFEDGSLSSAFMVGLLVASPIFASLAKSHNPFRLIGVGLSIWTFATAGCGGSINFWTIAICRMLVGVGEASFISLAAPFIDDHAPATQKTAWLAMFYMCIPTGIAMGYVYGGFVGSSFSWRYAFWGEALSMLPFCVLAFVMKPLELKGLAPADTRKTLEPIETTSPLIEGTSGGSKMVNVMTMNDSDVTEKASWPSPATKSLSQLSRFSRDMKALLLDKVYVANVLGYVSYNFVIGAYSYWGPKAGYDIYHMNKPDLWFGGITIVCGILGTLAGGLILDAVTATIYNAFKLLSVATFLGAIFCFSAFCVRNLYGFVVLFALGELLVFATQAPVNYVSLRCVTPSLRPLAMAVSTVSIHIFGDVPSSPLAGILQDHVKNWRITTLAVTSVLFLASGIWFIGIFVSNKGSSDEDGKEEVSTVETVRKPLEGNRTEGAKDPVEA from the exons atgATCTCATCATTATTATGGCGGAATCACAACAACGAGAGAAGCAACAGGAGCAGCACCACCATCAACCGCCTCCTCCAACCCCAACTCCGCCGTCCGATACTCCCAACCCAGATATGTCGGAGAGCCCCATCTCAGACTCACCTCGATATCCATCATGGTTCACCCCCAAAAG ctGCATTTGAAGGGAAGAGGTTGCTCGTGGAAT CCAGCAATGGTGTCAACGGTAGCATTGGGATTTGTGATCCTAGCGGCATTTGCACCGCGGGTACCGGAATTCA GGGAGATTTTAAATTGAGCAATTTTGAAGACGGCTCTCTGTCATCTGCATTTATGGTTGGGCTTCTTGTGGCCTCACCCATCTTTGCATCGTTGGCAAAGAG TCACAATCCTTTTAGGCTGATTGGAGTTGGATTATCTATTTGGACATTTGCCACAGCTGGGTGTGGTGGTTCAATTAACTTTTGGACCATTGCAATATGTCGCAT GCTGGTTGGAGTTGGTGAGGCATCTTTCATTAGTCTTGCAGCACCATTCATCGATGACCATGCTCCTGCAACTCAG AAAACAGCATGGCTTGCTATGTTTTACATGTGTATACCTACTGGAATTGCCATGGGCTATGTTTACGGCGGATTT GTGGGATCCAGTTTCAGTTGGCGTTATGCATTCTGGGGAGAGGCATTAAGTATGCTTCCGTTTTGTGTATTGGCTTTTGTGATGAAACCATTGGAGTTGAAAG GTCTTGCTCCTGCTGACACAAGGAAAACTTTGGAACCTATTGAAACAACTAGTCCTTTAATTGAAG GAACTTCGGGTGGATCTAAGATGGTCAACGTAATGACTATGAATG ACTCAGATGTCACAGAAAAAGCTTCTTG GCCAAGCCCTGCTACAAAGTCTTTGAGCCAACTCTCAAGGTTCTCAAGAGATATGAAAGCGCTTTTGCTCGATAAAGTTTATGTTGCTAATGTCTTGG GTTATGTGtcatataactttgtcattgGAGCCTACTCGTACTGGGGACCAAAGGCTGGTTATGACATTTATCATATG AATAAGCCAGATTTGTGGTTCGGAGGTATCACAATTGTTTGTGGAATACTGGGGACGTTAGCTGGAGGGCTCATCCTTGATGCAGTGACTGCCACAATTTATAACGCTTTTAAG CTTCTCTCTGTTGCAACATTTCTAGGCGCAATATTTTGCTTCAGTGCCTTCTGTGTAAGGAACTTGTATGGTTTTGTAGTTCTCTTCGCATTGGGGGAGCTCCTTGTGTTTGCAACCCAG GCTCCAGTTAATTATGTGTCTCTGCGGTGCGTGACACCAAGTCTTAGGCCATTGGCTATGGCTGTCTCAACTGTTTCAATCCACATCTTTGGTGATGTTCCTTCCTCGCCTCTTGCTGGAATACTCCAG GATCATGTTAAAAATTGGAGGATAACAACTCTTGCTGTGACATCTGTTCTGTTTCTTGCGTCTGGAATATGGTTCATAG GGATCTTCGTTAGCAACAAGGGTAGTTCTGACGAAGATGGTAAGGAAGAAGTCTCCACGGTTGAGACAGTCAGAAAACCACTTGAAGGGAACAGAACTGAGGGAGCGAAAGACCCTGTTGAAGCATAA